Genomic segment of Vitis riparia cultivar Riparia Gloire de Montpellier isolate 1030 chromosome 19, EGFV_Vit.rip_1.0, whole genome shotgun sequence:
ttttgtaaattttgtacatgaaatttattcattcaattacaCTAAAATTTATAAGACACTACACATCCTTATCTGCAgcataaatttttctttccattttcactTGTGTTCTTAACAGGCTATGTTCAGACCCAACAAATCCACTCATGGTTCTTCCTTGGCAAAATGCTCCATGCATGAACACAATCCCTCCATTCGAGTCAGGTCTCTGATGTGTTTGTGCTCCATGGTTGTCGTACCATAAGCATATATTCATTTCTGAGAACGAAGCAAGCAACCAAACGGACCCCAGGATACTTCAGTTTGAGATTTCTGGGATTTTTTGGAAGATTATCCCTGATTTGAATTTTCATGGCTCAAAACATTCCCTAGATTACTCAGCCTCCATTAACACTCATTTCTCAATGAAAGCAAAATGCTGAAGTTTACCAACCCTGGTTCAAACTTAGTACACTTGTCATTTGATGCAGGACTGAGCTAATTCAAAACTGTTCATCTAATGTGGCAATCCTAAAGTCATATTGCTTCCTTCCAGCATTACAGAACAAAACTCAAAAGGTAAAAGCTAAGCAAAACTCATTCTGTGTCGTATCATGCTGAACTTAGGAACTAAAATATGTATGGTTAAACACCTGGAAAGTAATAATTCCATGGTTCCCTAGGATGGGATCAGTCCAAGTCTCAggaatttgaaaaagattttatgTGCCagcatgaaaataaaatttaggcCCAAAGATCCCTGACCAAGTTATCTTGGCCTTCACAACCCTCTCCCAGCACATTATCAAGGGTATCTACTTAGTTTCCTGATGGATATTTAGACCAGCTTTCGCTAAAATGGTTTTGGGGATCAAGCAGAAAGTACAAAATAGATTGTATGCCATTCTAAATAGAATGCATGTCACACCAGGACTGCAATTTGATCATGAAAATTGACAGAGATCATCTCACCTGGAAGTATgaatttctataaaatttacaataattCCTGCTCTCCTGCACACAAGTGTACTGagacaaaaaccaaaaacaaaaagaggagtATAGTTTTCACCTATAGAACAACACCGGTGCTTAACTTGTATTCACTAGCAAACAAGGCAAAAGGTGCTCACTTCTCAGAAACATGTTCTATTTCTCCTTCTTTACAAGTAATGATCAGGACCCAATAACATCCTTTGTAGGAATGCTGATCTCAACCTGCTCAAATGTTGAAGCTCTTGCAGAAGGTTTATGTAACCAGTCAAGGTTCTTCCTGGACCTTCAGCCATATATCTTTCAAAGCCAAGCCTAAGTGCTTCATGAACAGTATAGCCCACATCGTAACCAGTTCTTCCAAATGTTTCCACAGCATGATTGAAGTATCCATCAAAGATCCGAGAACATTCATTGCTGACAGAGATTGTTAAAGGTAACCCCATATGCCTTGGGATGCCATTCATATTTGCTAAAATATTTCTTCCAGGACCTCTGTAATCAGATGAACCTGGCCACTGCTGCATTTGCATTAGATTAATTTGCTGAGATCCTCGGTGATTTAAATCAGAGTGGCACACGATTCTGGACATTTTCATAGCAGTGGGGGAGAATCTGAATTTGAAAGTACTGCAAGCTCCCAAACGGAAGGGCTCATCACATCTTGAACCAGCTCCTCTCTTATTGTTATAGCCTGGGTAGTCCTCTTTCTTAAAATCAACACACTCAAACAGCACCAGAGAGTTTTGAGAAGCAAGTTCCTCAAGATTCCAGTGGGAAAATGGAGCTGTGGTTTTGTGATTTACATGAATTTCACCATTGGCTCTTAGCATGCCACTTGCATTCCTGAAGAAACCATGCACAAGATCCCTATGCATACTGTAGCATAAGATGGGATGACAATATAAGTACAATCCACACAGAATTAATAAAGAAATCAGCCATTCTATAAAAGCCTTAGGTACAACTAGATTGAACCATTTGAAATCAGCAGAAAACAATGCATCAAAGATACTCGTattccttttgattttttttttttggttgtcagACACACTGGTAGAAAATATTATCAGATGATGATGTCTATAATTAATTTACCTgtgataatgaaaattttcttctacATATTTGTATCTTTGATATATATTCTACCACTTCAAAAGAGAAACCCAGCACTCCCATCATTTGGAAGCAAAGGCATGATATTTCTGGTGCACCTGTATAGCAGTTAATCTTGTTTTAAGGTTGTAAGTTAGATGCCTAGCATCTGAGCTGAAGACCAGCACATGGGCCAATGCCCATGGTACATGATAGTAACAACTAGAATTCTTAAAAATACTATGAAGACAATAACTGATTCAGTTACATGTAGGGTTCCAAATACCCCCCAGTTCTATCCTTTGCTGCCCTGGCTTTTGTGATGGAGACTTTGTCCATCAACATGTAGAAGCTGAAATTATAACATAATCTCATTATGGAGGCATTGGAAACCTACACATGACCATGTAGATGTGATTCATTTGCCAATACGATGAATCATACTGCACTTGTGCAGACTCATGGCTATATACTGCAGAAATAGGTAAACATATGACCACAGAATGTGTGTTATGCATCTTCACCACTTTGATAAAGTGGTCAAAATTTCCCCTTGTGAGGACTTGAATGGGATCATCAAATGCGTGCTCCAAACCCACGGCTAGCTACCTTGATGGGCATCACCATCTGAACCAATTGAACAAACACACAGTTCTGTGCATAGACAAAAAGGGCATGAAATGTAAATGAACTCACAAACACAAATAAAACATAGGAGAAAAGTAACATTGACCATGACGAGCAACTACAATGTATGGAAGATTTTGCTGTGAAATTCAAGCTACATATCATATCCATAACAACAATACATTTTCTTCGTACAGAGAGAAGGTAGTTTTGAGGAATTATGAAATTTCCATCACATagataagaaataaaagatGAGGCTTACTTAATCATAAGCCTGTTGTCTTCCTTTCCATGGAAGCCTGCATGAGGAAAGTTATATATAATGCGGTCGAATTTCCGCATCTTGAGATCAGTATGAAGCTTCATCTTGGTTGCATCCACTCCAAATAAAAGAGATGCTCCCAGCTTCTCTAAAGCTTCCAAATTTGATTTTGCTTTCTTGTACATCTTTATCAGAACATCTAGTTTAAGATTGAGTCAGAAAACAAGTTGTCCAAAAAATAGCATTCCTCATAAAACAGAGAGACTacaacttaatttaaaattttgtatattgaACTCAACAAAGACTAAACCTCAACTAAACAAATGAAACATCCGCAAATGTGATAACTCCCCAAATATTGAATATAACAACCTTCAAATTCTTAATTTGCATATCCTGTAcccaaaatgaaaatgatatttcaatttCAGAGCATCATAGAAGTCAGAACCCTTGTCAATTTTGATATTTGGAAAGTACAATAACAATGGGGAATTCTTGTCCAACAGGAGGATTTGGAAAAACATAAACCCATAAAAAACTCAcacaatgttaaaaaatattttgttgataataaaataaaagctctTCAAATTCCACCTCTTGACTCTCCCCAGTTGCTTTCATTTCAAAATAGTCCTTCATCTCCAAACCCAgatgtttggttctcagaaactgagaaagaaaaataacacaAAAGCAAGTTTCACTTATATTCCAAGGTTGACCATTTCTTCAACCCATATTTCTGGCATGCTTCTTTCTCTTCCAGTCATGAcaaccaaataaagaaaataattcccCTTCTACTGTTTCCCAAAAGTATACAGGGCTAAGGACTACAAGATTAGAGTATAGTACACAAGTAACGAGTTGATTCCAATACatataaaatacaagaaaagggaaagagagagaCTATATGGGTCGAGAGAAGAAGCAACGATGTTGGAAGCAGAAGCAAAAGAGTGAGCCAAAcacagagagaaagagaagtcTCCTTCACCAACcaagagaatttgatgaaacGAGGAATAATGCATCAACCGTTTCTCTTGTTCTTCCACACCCACTTCATCTTTCACCATTTCCTCCCCGACAGCCATTGACGCTTTCTACAGTTACAGAACCAGAGAGACTCATTGAGAGAGAAAGGTAGTGAAAGTTTGGCCGTGTTTAAAGGgcttatttgaaaaatagagattattttcaaatataaatattgggGCTGAATTTACCGAGATGCCACTGTTACCTATGCTGCAAGAAGTGGGATTGTCTCGTTTGTGAGCGATGGAGCTTGGGAGGGGCATTTTGGGAATGGAAGATGCATGGCATGGTCGCC
This window contains:
- the LOC117909384 gene encoding heavy metal-associated isoprenylated plant protein 41-like, translated to MAVGEEMVKDEVGVEEQEKRLMHYSSFHQILLVGEGDFSFSLCLAHSFASASNIVASSLDPYNVLIKMYKKAKSNLEALEKLGASLLFGVDATKMKLHTDLKMRKFDRIIYNFPHAGFHGKEDNRLMINMHRDLVHGFFRNASGMLRANGEIHVNHKTTAPFSHWNLEELASQNSLVLFECVDFKKEDYPGYNNKRGAGSRCDEPFRLGACSTFKFRFSPTAMKMSRIVCHSDLNHRGSQQINLMQMQQWPGSSDYRGPGRNILANMNGIPRHMGLPLTISVSNECSRIFDGYFNHAVETFGRTGYDVGYTVHEALRLGFERYMAEGPGRTLTGYINLLQELQHLSRLRSAFLQRMLLGPDHYL